Within Bdellovibrio bacteriovorus HD100, the genomic segment ACCCTGAAGGGTCGCAAGCGCATGCAGAAGGTCTGCGTAAACCTGCGTGATTATGTGAAGGAAATCGACCTGATTGTTTCAAGTCCATTGACCCGTGCGCGCCAGACGGCCGAGATCATCTCGCAGATTTACTATGAAACCAAAGTGGTCGAGGCACCTGAGTTGGTGCCGCACAGTCCTCCGCAGGCGTTCTTGAAATGGCTGCGTGTGCAGGGGCGCAATTACAAACGCATCGCCGTTGTCGGCCATGAGCCGCACTTGAGCGTTTTTGCCAGTTATATGCTGTCTTTGAAGGCCGAGAGTTTTATTGATCTTAAGAAAAGCGGCATTATCGGTCTTGAGCTGGAGTCTTTTTCGTCAGCCGAAGCGGGCCGAGCACAGCTTTTGTACTCGATCCCGCCCAAATTCCTGGCTGATTAAGGTGTGAATTTCAGGGACTTGAAGAACGCCTCGGAAGAGTCTTCGGCGTCGTTGGAGTCGTGCTGGATCGTGATGGCCACGATTTCAAAGTCATTCACATTTCTGTCCGAGAAGGCTTTTTTCAGGTCCGCCATCAGGTTGCGCTTATAGTTCTGAGCTTTACCCAACATGTCCTGGTTGTTCAACAAAAGTTGTTTCGCTTCTGGCAGCGTCGCCACCACGATGTTTTTGTTGGAATACCAGTTTTCATACACGGAACCAGCCTGACGAACTTCACCGTTCACTTCGTCACCCCAGTAGTAACCAAACAAGATCACCTTGTCGTTCTTAGGATCCACCAAAGTGCGGTCACCGTTGGCTTTACCGTCACGGATTGTGAACCAAACCTGGAAGGCAGAGTCATCTTTGCCGGTTTTACCTTTCACCGGGTCAGCGCCTTTAACGCCTTTGGTAACGGCCAGCTTCAGATCCATCGTCGAGAATTCCGCCGGAGAGAATCTGTACGCCATCGTTGTCAGACGGATGGAGTTATTTTTACTTCTCATGGCAGCCCAGTCTTTTTCACCGTTAAATTCAGCAGTGATGTAACCGGAATCCTTGTTGTCATCCATGCCACCCGGAGTGCGGGACTC encodes:
- a CDS encoding SixA phosphatase family protein, coding for MELIIIRHAVAEDKEEFAKKGQEDYLRPLTLKGRKRMQKVCVNLRDYVKEIDLIVSSPLTRARQTAEIISQIYYETKVVEAPELVPHSPPQAFLKWLRVQGRNYKRIAVVGHEPHLSVFASYMLSLKAESFIDLKKSGIIGLELESFSSAEAGRAQLLYSIPPKFLAD